One genomic segment of Desulfocapsa sulfexigens DSM 10523 includes these proteins:
- a CDS encoding rhodanese-like domain-containing protein, whose amino-acid sequence MTRTLCRPVFILALTFFCFSLATPLIAAEVGKGKIPEDQLAKSYKKLDWGVAIWDTDEAVANLQKGENTLWVDTRPESFFKKGTVNDAVLLIYNKKGMEENTLTPESLEKALADKGLAKDQATIVFFCQGPKCHRSYNASFAAVTEWGYSPEQIVWNREGYPFLFKKVQEDAKLKRKAKRYISDAGVKQL is encoded by the coding sequence ATGACCAGGACACTATGTAGACCCGTATTCATCTTAGCTTTGACATTCTTCTGCTTCTCACTTGCCACACCTCTCATTGCTGCAGAAGTAGGCAAAGGGAAAATACCTGAAGATCAACTTGCAAAATCCTATAAGAAACTTGACTGGGGTGTTGCTATCTGGGACACCGACGAAGCTGTGGCCAATCTGCAAAAGGGAGAAAATACACTCTGGGTGGATACACGTCCGGAAAGCTTCTTTAAAAAAGGTACTGTAAATGATGCCGTTTTACTCATTTACAACAAAAAAGGAATGGAAGAAAATACACTCACCCCGGAATCACTGGAAAAGGCTCTTGCCGATAAGGGGCTTGCCAAGGATCAGGCAACCATCGTGTTTTTCTGTCAGGGACCTAAATGTCACCGCAGCTATAACGCCAGTTTTGCTGCTGTTACCGAATGGGGTTATTCTCCCGAGCAGATTGTATGGAACCGCGAAGGCTATCCCTTCCTCTTCAAAAAAGTACAGGAAGATGCCAAACTGAAGCGTAAAGCAAAACGCTATATCAGTGACGCCGGTGTGAAGCAACTGTAA
- the ppc gene encoding phosphoenolpyruvate carboxylase — protein sequence MAGPRSLVLEIHNLTEHLYRVLQEQVGVELTELVEHVFDLAKARRAGDIKAAHELGKLVADLDERQAEVVLTAASLRFDLVNMAEDRQRVRMLRDRERRSGHHPRPESISAAIAYLGEEGYGADQVQGFLDKLSIEPVFTAHPTEAKRRTVRAKLKRIQQCLAELNQHDLLPREEQRLEEIIHCEIVALWQTEPHRPERPTVIEEVERALFFMQTLWDVVPRLYQELEDGLGRYFYGNIFSRTRFLHFGSWIGGDRDGNPFVTSEVTAQTLTILRQAALDAHLQECRQMYQRLSMSMRKIGVNQELVRRLAEMMEQWPQMQARIDDVPEQELYRRWLRAVEWRLHQSRIAVPFAELPPGAYQRAAELLADIELVRQSLWDHDARDVAENTVTNWLCRIRVFGFHMACLDIRQESGDYEQVVAELLACQQLCSNYMDLDEQDRQDVLCRTMGSALPLEADALSDQTREALALFRLLTRTVHLYGPEVLGGHVISMTHQPSHVLLVLWLLRWAAVEAGDPDSLGVGPAGIVPLFETIDDLKRSATIMEYLLENKLYKAHLTSYGRTQTIMVGYSDSTKDGGYLEACWSLYRGQSELYDVCRSHGVKPVFFHGRGGSLGRGGGPAARSIMSLPPHTVAGAIRMTEQGEVLAARYDDPEIAFRHLEQVTAATILVEAEKCEPPRQEWLDCMESLAARAYEVYRDLVEQPGFVDYFRQTTPIDEIESLPIGSRPSRRKQNVHSLETLRAIPWVFAWTQSRVMIPAWYGLGTAMVEFAAADEEGWQKLNRMYQQWAFFKATVDNAEQAVAKASPSIAHIYSQLAENKKQRRVIWDLLVTEYDKSCKAVLYVNGSDDLLEVTSWLARSIEERDPYVDPLNLIQVELIKRGRQLAGKDGHVPDTIRVLIRQSIQGMSASMRTTG from the coding sequence ATGGCTGGCCCGCGTAGCCTTGTCCTTGAAATTCATAACCTTACCGAACATCTCTATCGTGTCCTTCAGGAGCAGGTTGGAGTTGAACTCACCGAACTTGTGGAGCATGTTTTTGATCTCGCCAAAGCACGTCGGGCCGGGGACATAAAAGCAGCCCATGAGCTTGGAAAACTGGTGGCCGACCTTGATGAGCGCCAGGCTGAGGTTGTACTGACCGCAGCGAGCCTTCGTTTTGATCTGGTAAACATGGCCGAAGATCGCCAGCGGGTGCGGATGCTGCGTGACCGGGAAAGACGCAGTGGCCACCACCCTCGCCCGGAGTCCATTAGCGCAGCCATCGCCTACCTCGGTGAAGAAGGGTATGGTGCTGACCAGGTCCAGGGGTTTCTTGACAAACTTTCTATCGAACCGGTCTTCACTGCGCACCCCACAGAGGCCAAGAGGCGAACAGTACGTGCCAAGCTCAAGCGTATCCAGCAATGTTTGGCGGAACTCAACCAGCACGACCTCCTGCCGCGCGAGGAGCAGCGTCTGGAGGAGATCATTCACTGTGAAATTGTAGCACTCTGGCAAACCGAGCCCCATCGCCCTGAACGGCCCACGGTCATCGAGGAGGTCGAACGTGCCCTCTTCTTCATGCAGACCCTCTGGGATGTAGTGCCTCGCCTTTATCAAGAGCTGGAAGATGGCTTGGGGCGTTATTTCTACGGCAATATCTTTTCCAGAACCCGATTCTTACATTTCGGTTCCTGGATCGGTGGTGATCGTGACGGCAACCCCTTTGTCACCAGTGAGGTCACTGCCCAGACCCTTACCATTCTACGGCAGGCCGCCCTTGACGCCCACCTTCAGGAATGCCGGCAGATGTACCAGAGGTTGAGCATGTCCATGCGCAAGATTGGCGTCAATCAAGAACTGGTCCGGCGGCTTGCCGAGATGATGGAGCAGTGGCCCCAGATGCAGGCCCGGATTGATGACGTACCGGAACAGGAGCTCTATCGCCGCTGGCTTCGAGCGGTTGAGTGGCGCCTGCACCAGAGCAGGATTGCCGTTCCTTTTGCTGAACTACCGCCTGGAGCCTATCAACGGGCGGCCGAGCTGCTGGCCGATATCGAGCTGGTCCGCCAGAGTTTATGGGACCATGATGCCCGAGATGTAGCGGAAAACACGGTGACAAACTGGCTCTGCCGTATCCGGGTCTTTGGTTTTCACATGGCCTGCCTGGATATCCGCCAGGAGTCTGGTGATTATGAGCAGGTGGTGGCCGAATTACTTGCCTGCCAGCAACTCTGTAGCAATTATATGGATCTGGATGAACAAGACCGCCAGGATGTACTGTGCCGTACTATGGGATCTGCCCTGCCTCTGGAGGCTGACGCCCTCTCCGACCAGACCCGGGAAGCCCTGGCCCTCTTTCGCTTGCTGACCCGGACCGTCCATCTTTACGGACCTGAAGTCCTTGGTGGTCATGTCATCAGTATGACCCACCAGCCAAGCCATGTCCTGCTGGTTCTCTGGCTATTGCGCTGGGCCGCAGTCGAGGCAGGCGATCCTGATTCACTCGGGGTGGGGCCGGCCGGTATCGTGCCGCTTTTTGAGACCATTGATGACCTCAAGCGTTCGGCCACCATCATGGAGTACCTCCTTGAAAACAAGCTCTACAAAGCCCATCTGACAAGCTATGGCAGGACCCAAACCATTATGGTGGGCTATTCTGACAGCACTAAGGATGGCGGCTATCTTGAGGCATGCTGGTCGCTCTATCGTGGTCAGTCGGAACTGTATGACGTGTGCAGAAGCCATGGGGTAAAACCAGTCTTTTTTCACGGGCGCGGTGGCTCCTTGGGCCGTGGCGGTGGCCCGGCGGCTCGCAGCATAATGTCTCTGCCGCCTCATACTGTGGCCGGGGCCATCAGGATGACCGAGCAGGGTGAGGTTTTGGCAGCCCGTTATGATGATCCGGAGATTGCCTTCCGCCACCTGGAACAGGTAACCGCTGCCACTATTCTGGTGGAGGCTGAAAAATGTGAGCCGCCCCGTCAGGAGTGGTTGGATTGCATGGAGTCCTTGGCGGCAAGGGCGTATGAGGTGTACCGGGACCTGGTAGAGCAGCCCGGTTTTGTTGACTATTTCCGTCAGACCACCCCCATTGACGAGATAGAGTCCCTGCCCATTGGTTCACGACCGTCGCGGCGCAAGCAGAATGTCCACAGCCTGGAAACCCTCAGGGCCATCCCCTGGGTCTTTGCCTGGACCCAGAGCCGGGTCATGATTCCAGCCTGGTATGGCCTTGGCACAGCCATGGTCGAGTTTGCCGCAGCCGATGAAGAGGGCTGGCAGAAGTTAAACCGGATGTATCAGCAATGGGCCTTCTTCAAGGCAACTGTGGATAACGCTGAACAGGCCGTGGCCAAGGCCTCACCCAGCATTGCTCACATCTATTCCCAGCTCGCCGAAAACAAGAAGCAGCGCCGAGTCATCTGGGATCTTCTGGTCACTGAATACGACAAATCCTGCAAGGCGGTGCTCTATGTCAACGGCAGCGATGATTTACTTGAAGTTACCTCCTGGCTTGCCCGCTCCATTGAGGAACGTGATCCCTATGTGGATCCCCTCAACCTGATCCAGGTGGAGTTAATAAAGAGGGGACGGCAGCTGGCCGGCAAAGACGGCCATGTGCCCGATACTATTCGTGTCCTCATCCGCCAAAGCATCCAGGGGATGTCGGCCAGCATGCGGACAACCGGGTAA
- a CDS encoding HU family DNA-binding protein — translation MTWFGGVSRFQFSYTDCPECHGVGFLVNTNDNCLQPQDLTDRTALSSIQADRFLKALAQVLSQTLIGGEKVQLRGFGSFSKYSSTVPGTQKIHFSSAKRLLQKLNNE, via the coding sequence ATGACCTGGTTTGGCGGCGTCAGTAGATTCCAGTTCTCCTACACAGACTGTCCGGAATGTCATGGCGTTGGTTTTTTAGTAAACACCAACGACAACTGCCTGCAACCACAGGATCTTACAGACAGAACAGCACTCTCAAGTATACAGGCCGATCGATTCCTCAAGGCACTGGCACAAGTTCTTTCACAGACCCTGATCGGTGGGGAAAAGGTGCAATTGAGAGGCTTTGGCAGCTTTTCAAAATATTCTTCTACCGTACCAGGCACTCAAAAAATTCATTTTTCTTCCGCAAAACGGCTCCTGCAAAAACTCAACAATGAATAA
- a CDS encoding methyl-accepting chemotaxis protein: MNSLSLKYKIMGMTALPLFLLLPVFLYIYTQGTGALKQERNRTMHIGDTIALNGAIANQRPTLEKALTNVLNTDETIRFIMDSQDSGSKMVLDGLFLSLQEQHITKFIVYNADFEVILQQSQNDSPPYPEQLPGAIKPLFKKAAEDFEFHYFFRGPDKSQQLLPVSYSVATVITDDDDNTIGYVELALDSALWIQQVGELTTNEVMLYDIDRATISLSTNEELAGKLLTSLPENVADASFIQTRAQNTDFLADVLPLKGPDDKTIGLLLVISDATKFMQAEQKRWIFGLLLTLAIVFLSQVIAYLAVSRGIIAPIRQVIDFSTILATGDTSSSLQIRTSKELTEMANALNTMVDHIRERASQAEAIAGGNLAVEIKVHSDNDTLGKSLTAITDNISAIISEISDNADNLLKTSQEVTELSDDLEITSTIIERRAQEMGHSFESVTDNLQVVTDGTERMSLSIREINENTAASNQTTEEAKQAALESSAIIQQLNEVVISIGKANQAITEFADQTNLLALNATIEAARAGDAGKGFAVVASEVKDLASQSMRTAKNIHGNVNDIQKFTVQAVNSAEKISNVIALVRESSLVITKAVNEQATVADNITNSTSSAYKTTTGFSKNIEDISNSATVTSETMVALNSSAQQLESVATTLRNRVESFTLKG, encoded by the coding sequence ATGAATTCTTTGTCCTTAAAGTATAAAATTATGGGTATGACTGCCCTTCCGCTTTTCCTTCTTCTCCCGGTGTTCCTGTATATATACACTCAGGGAACCGGAGCCCTGAAACAGGAACGCAATCGTACCATGCATATTGGTGATACAATTGCTTTGAACGGGGCCATAGCCAACCAGCGTCCCACTCTTGAGAAAGCACTCACCAATGTCCTCAACACAGATGAAACAATACGTTTTATAATGGATTCTCAGGACAGTGGCTCCAAAATGGTTCTTGATGGACTCTTTCTCTCTTTGCAGGAACAGCATATCACCAAATTTATCGTCTACAACGCTGATTTCGAAGTAATACTCCAGCAATCACAGAACGACTCCCCCCCCTATCCTGAGCAGCTGCCAGGTGCAATCAAACCACTTTTCAAGAAAGCTGCAGAGGACTTTGAGTTTCACTATTTTTTCCGCGGACCTGACAAATCACAGCAGTTGTTACCTGTCTCCTACAGTGTTGCTACCGTGATAACCGATGACGATGATAATACCATTGGATACGTGGAACTGGCCCTTGACTCCGCCCTCTGGATCCAACAGGTAGGAGAACTTACAACAAATGAAGTAATGCTTTATGATATTGACCGTGCTACAATCAGCCTTTCCACCAATGAGGAATTGGCCGGAAAGTTACTGACATCACTGCCCGAGAACGTGGCAGATGCGTCTTTTATCCAGACTAGGGCTCAAAATACTGATTTTCTTGCAGATGTTCTCCCCTTAAAGGGCCCTGACGACAAAACAATCGGTCTTCTTCTGGTCATCAGTGATGCGACAAAATTTATGCAGGCTGAACAGAAGCGCTGGATTTTTGGACTCCTTCTCACGCTTGCCATAGTCTTCCTTTCTCAGGTCATAGCGTATCTTGCCGTGAGTCGTGGAATCATTGCTCCAATCAGACAGGTTATCGATTTTTCAACAATTCTTGCAACAGGTGACACCTCTTCATCCCTACAGATACGGACAAGCAAAGAGCTCACTGAAATGGCAAATGCGCTCAACACCATGGTTGACCACATTCGGGAACGTGCCAGTCAAGCTGAGGCCATTGCCGGAGGAAACCTTGCAGTAGAGATCAAAGTACACTCCGACAACGATACCCTTGGAAAGTCGCTCACCGCCATCACTGATAATATCAGCGCCATTATCAGTGAAATAAGTGACAACGCAGATAATCTTTTAAAAACATCCCAGGAAGTAACCGAGCTTTCAGACGACCTGGAGATCACTTCCACCATTATAGAACGTCGTGCCCAGGAAATGGGACACTCCTTTGAATCGGTCACCGACAACCTCCAGGTCGTAACAGATGGAACGGAGAGGATGTCTCTCTCCATCCGGGAGATCAACGAAAACACAGCAGCCAGTAACCAGACCACCGAAGAGGCAAAACAAGCCGCCCTTGAATCCTCTGCCATCATTCAACAACTTAATGAAGTGGTAATCAGCATCGGTAAGGCGAATCAGGCAATCACAGAATTTGCTGACCAGACCAACCTTCTTGCCCTGAACGCCACCATCGAGGCTGCCCGCGCAGGAGATGCAGGTAAAGGATTTGCCGTGGTTGCCTCGGAGGTAAAAGATCTTGCAAGCCAGAGCATGAGAACGGCAAAAAATATTCATGGAAACGTCAACGATATCCAGAAATTCACAGTACAGGCAGTAAATTCTGCCGAAAAGATATCAAATGTAATTGCACTCGTTAGAGAATCCTCACTGGTCATCACGAAAGCAGTCAACGAACAGGCCACAGTGGCTGACAATATCACCAACAGCACCAGCAGTGCTTACAAAACAACCACTGGATTTTCTAAAAATATAGAAGATATCAGCAATTCAGCAACGGTTACCAGCGAGACGATGGTGGCTCTGAACAGTTCCGCACAACAACTGGAATCAGTCGCCACCACACTTCGTAACAGAGTGGAATCATTCACCTTAAAAGGATGA
- a CDS encoding ATP-binding protein yields MWHISIEEEKCTGCNECVEGCPGEVYELIYDKATVVNGEECHGCFTCVELCDEDAITVEDR; encoded by the coding sequence ATGTGGCACATCAGCATTGAAGAGGAAAAATGTACTGGTTGTAACGAATGTGTCGAGGGATGCCCTGGAGAAGTGTACGAACTGATTTACGATAAGGCCACCGTTGTTAACGGTGAAGAGTGCCACGGATGTTTCACCTGCGTCGAACTCTGCGATGAAGATGCCATCACGGTTGAAGACAGATAA
- the glk gene encoding glucokinase produces MAYLLAADIGGTKSELAIFDLSQTPDAPPLCRRRYHNTLFHNFDTILAEFLDSANSPTPSYACFGVAAVVHNGRARFTNREWVLNEKELESSFGFTGVTLINDLTAVCSGLPFLAKKELFQIQRGEVEEQGIQAVIAPGTGLGEGYLIRRDTCFSPQGSEGGHCDFAPLNQEQSQLLGYLQQKHSSVSYELLCSGIGLPNIFDFLAATDIARDPDHFKRITTTADRAPAISEGAFGDRRCPLCIKTFSLFLEILGAEAGNLALKTYSTGGLFIGGGILPRIVEHVSFAPFLNAFRKKEKMTSLMESIPIHLILKNDVALFGAASYGYQFF; encoded by the coding sequence ATGGCATACCTCCTGGCAGCAGATATAGGCGGGACCAAAAGTGAACTGGCAATCTTTGACCTTTCACAGACACCGGATGCCCCGCCTCTTTGTCGCAGGCGTTATCACAACACTCTTTTCCACAATTTTGATACAATCCTCGCAGAATTCCTAGATTCAGCGAATTCTCCAACACCATCATACGCCTGTTTTGGGGTCGCTGCCGTTGTCCATAACGGACGTGCAAGGTTTACCAATCGGGAATGGGTACTGAATGAAAAAGAACTTGAAAGCAGTTTTGGCTTCACCGGGGTCACCCTGATTAATGATCTTACTGCTGTCTGCAGTGGCCTCCCTTTTCTTGCAAAAAAAGAACTCTTCCAGATTCAACGGGGAGAGGTTGAAGAGCAGGGTATTCAGGCAGTAATTGCCCCAGGGACTGGTCTTGGAGAAGGGTATCTCATTCGTCGGGATACATGCTTTTCTCCTCAGGGCTCAGAGGGCGGCCACTGTGATTTTGCACCTCTAAATCAAGAGCAATCACAACTTCTCGGGTATCTGCAGCAAAAGCACAGCTCCGTCAGCTATGAACTCCTCTGCTCCGGCATTGGACTTCCCAATATTTTCGATTTTCTTGCAGCTACGGATATCGCCAGAGACCCTGACCATTTCAAACGAATCACCACAACAGCGGACAGGGCACCCGCAATATCAGAGGGAGCATTCGGTGACCGCAGGTGTCCACTATGTATAAAAACCTTCTCACTTTTTCTGGAAATCCTTGGTGCAGAAGCAGGTAACCTGGCTCTGAAAACCTATTCTACCGGAGGTTTATTTATAGGTGGGGGAATTCTCCCGCGAATTGTGGAGCATGTTTCCTTTGCCCCCTTCCTCAATGCCTTCAGAAAAAAGGAAAAGATGACATCTCTTATGGAATCTATTCCCATCCATCTTATTTTGAAAAATGACGTGGCTCTTTTTGGTGCAGCCAGTTATGGCTATCAGTTTTTTTAA
- a CDS encoding rhodanese-related (seleno)protein codes for MKKLTLLLLSFLLLCAALPAIAGEVPLISKDELKAQLDSGNVVILDVRSGRDWSSSEFKIKGAVQAPGSDIAKWSKDYTKDQPLVLYCAUPNEATSAGLARQLMADGYTNVSALKGGWREWFRAKYPTEEK; via the coding sequence ATGAAAAAACTCACCCTTTTGCTACTCTCATTCCTTCTCCTCTGCGCAGCGCTACCGGCAATAGCCGGAGAGGTCCCGCTCATAAGCAAAGATGAGCTTAAAGCTCAACTCGACTCCGGAAATGTGGTAATCCTTGACGTTCGTTCAGGAAGAGACTGGAGCTCCAGTGAGTTTAAAATAAAAGGGGCAGTTCAAGCCCCTGGAAGTGACATTGCCAAATGGTCAAAGGACTACACAAAAGATCAACCCCTTGTTCTTTACTGCGCCTGACCCAACGAAGCGACAAGTGCCGGTCTGGCACGACAGTTGATGGCTGATGGATACACAAACGTCTCTGCACTGAAAGGTGGCTGGAGAGAGTGGTTCAGAGCAAAATACCCCACGGAAGAAAAATAG
- a CDS encoding DUF4410 domain-containing protein yields the protein MKTVRKSVCTMLSLFFVLPLVCACVGGQSGQGSASKAAPESGATSKSGTEKLELASVEDMVAGAPLAVKYDNVIIGKFESSTQVQTDYPKAASDCEEQIVNQLKSKKSYKNVTDDGTKKFSGKTAVVDLKIVDMRITSNAARMWGGVFVGSSFMDVMVEIRDAGSKKILHQRLLSTSNSAWAASYNGGSSDQSLPADFGVLIGEYFSKVIPAK from the coding sequence ATGAAAACTGTGAGAAAGTCTGTCTGTACCATGTTGTCCCTCTTTTTTGTCCTTCCTCTTGTTTGTGCCTGTGTCGGTGGGCAGTCCGGTCAGGGAAGTGCCAGTAAGGCTGCACCGGAGAGTGGTGCAACAAGCAAGTCTGGAACTGAAAAACTGGAACTGGCTTCCGTTGAGGATATGGTGGCGGGAGCACCTCTGGCAGTAAAGTATGATAATGTCATCATAGGTAAATTTGAGAGCAGTACTCAGGTTCAGACCGATTATCCAAAAGCGGCCAGTGACTGCGAAGAGCAGATAGTGAATCAATTGAAATCCAAGAAAAGCTACAAAAATGTAACGGATGATGGGACTAAAAAGTTTTCAGGAAAGACCGCCGTGGTTGATTTGAAAATTGTTGATATGAGGATCACCAGTAACGCTGCCCGTATGTGGGGCGGAGTTTTTGTCGGGAGTTCTTTTATGGATGTAATGGTGGAGATACGAGATGCAGGCAGCAAGAAGATCCTGCATCAGAGACTGCTTTCCACTTCTAATAGTGCCTGGGCTGCTTCCTACAATGGTGGCTCCAGTGATCAGAGTTTACCAGCTGATTTTGGAGTTCTCATTGGGGAGTACTTTTCGAAAGTTATCCCGGCGAAGTAG